One genomic region from Microcoleus sp. AS-A8 encodes:
- a CDS encoding phycobilisome linker polypeptide, with protein sequence MRMFKVTACVPSQTRIRTQRELQNTYFTKLVPYDSWFREQQRIMKMGGKIVKVELATGKPGTNTGLL encoded by the coding sequence ATGCGAATGTTTAAAGTGACGGCGTGCGTTCCTAGCCAAACCCGAATCAGAACGCAGCGGGAATTACAAAATACCTATTTCACGAAACTGGTTCCCTACGATAGCTGGTTTCGTGAGCAGCAACGGATTATGAAAATGGGCGGCAAAATCGTTAAGGTGGAACTCGCCACAGGTAAACCCGGTACCAATACGGGTCTGCTCTAA
- a CDS encoding FtsW/RodA/SpoVE family cell cycle protein: protein MTLRDLIFFVNPSAQEWALNARLLKWLTFVWMFIGLAVLFSASFPSADAEFGDGLYYFKRQLIWVALGLIGFNLVVRSPLRYTLNIAHWFVITLLVFLFITLLPGVGTTVNGATRWIAIGPVPLQPSELIKPFLVLQSARIFGQWKRIHGRVRLFWLGIFVLVLLGILLQPNLSTTALCGMTLWLIALAAGLPYSYLGGTALGGLMLGFISLSLKEYQRRRVMSFLNPWSDPMNDGYQLVQSLLAVGSGGTWGSGFGLSQQKLFYLPIQYTDFIFAVFAEEFGFAGSVLMLGLIMTYATVAVRVALKARNTVHQLIAIGAMILIVGQSLLNIGVATGVLPTTGLPFPFFSYGGNSMIASLVAAGLLIRVARESSEAEVVPIQPNPPSAAERRRQRRQKPQVQR from the coding sequence GTGACTCTACGCGATCTGATTTTCTTTGTTAATCCCTCCGCACAAGAATGGGCGCTGAATGCCCGGTTGTTGAAGTGGCTAACGTTTGTGTGGATGTTTATCGGCTTAGCCGTGCTGTTTTCGGCGTCTTTTCCGAGTGCAGATGCTGAGTTTGGCGATGGGCTGTATTACTTCAAGCGGCAGCTAATTTGGGTGGCGTTAGGATTGATCGGGTTTAACTTGGTGGTGCGATCGCCCCTGCGTTATACCCTGAACATAGCTCACTGGTTTGTGATCACGCTGTTGGTGTTTCTGTTCATCACCCTGCTTCCGGGTGTCGGCACTACCGTTAATGGTGCAACTCGATGGATAGCCATTGGCCCTGTGCCCCTACAACCTTCAGAGTTAATTAAACCCTTTTTGGTACTACAGAGTGCCCGAATTTTTGGGCAGTGGAAGCGAATTCACGGTCGAGTACGCTTGTTCTGGCTGGGAATTTTTGTTCTCGTGCTTCTGGGAATTCTGCTACAGCCGAATCTCAGTACTACAGCCTTGTGCGGTATGACATTGTGGCTCATCGCCTTGGCGGCAGGATTGCCTTATTCCTATCTGGGAGGAACAGCATTAGGCGGTTTAATGCTCGGTTTTATCAGTCTTAGCCTCAAAGAATACCAACGGCGTCGGGTGATGTCGTTCCTCAATCCTTGGTCTGACCCGATGAACGATGGCTACCAACTGGTTCAAAGCCTGCTGGCGGTTGGTTCGGGTGGCACTTGGGGTTCTGGGTTTGGGCTATCGCAACAAAAGCTGTTTTATTTACCGATTCAGTACACCGATTTTATCTTTGCCGTATTTGCTGAAGAATTTGGCTTCGCGGGTAGTGTGTTGATGCTGGGGCTGATCATGACTTACGCGACGGTGGCGGTTAGGGTGGCGTTAAAGGCGCGAAATACGGTTCATCAGCTCATTGCGATCGGAGCCATGATTTTGATTGTGGGGCAGTCGTTGTTAAATATTGGTGTCGCTACTGGCGTTCTACCAACAACGGGTTTACCGTTTCCCTTCTTTAGTTATGGCGGCAATTCCATGATTGCCAGTTTGGTGGCAGCAGGACTGCTGATTCGGGTGGCACGAGAAAGTAGTGAGGCGGAGGTTGTGCCTATACAACCGAATCCCCCGTCGGCAGCAGAACGGCGACGG